The genomic region ATACCCCGAATTTCAAAGAAAGCATCTTCTGATTTAACTTTTTTGCCGTTTTTAGATATTTAAAAACAATTTTAAGGCGTTCCAGTACTTCGGGATCTGTCATTTTCTTGTATGTGGCAATTTTTTTAAATTGACTAATTGTATAATGCAATTTATAGTTCGACTGACTCTTTTCCTGCAAGAAGTTAAGAGGAATTAGCAATGACCCCTTTTAAAGAGCAAGAATTTAACAAAAATTCCAAACTTCGACCGACCAGAGGATCATTCTTTCTTATCAAAGGAGAATTAATCGTTTCAAACCTTTCCTTGGCTAACAAGAAAGTTCAATTGTCTCAAGAAAACTAACAAAGGAAAGATTCGTTACGCACCCTTAGTATACGACAAGAAGCTAAACCGGAAAAAATAAAGAAAACAAGAAGATAAAATTTTGGATATTAAGGATTTCGCAAATGAATAGCTACAAGCTCGAATCTTTGAAATTGAGCATGAAGCTCATTGATCTGAAAACTACAGACGAAAAGCTCCGAACCGATGCTGAGACTATTGACCTCCTTATTACAAGATGTGCACTTCAAGAATATTATTTAGAAAAACGAAATATGTTAAAGGGTTACCATGACTGGCTGGATGACCAGGGGCTTCAAGAATGGGTTTATGATTAAGCAAATCGTAAAAAAGAATGTCCGAGCAAGAATCGATTAACGAAGAAAATTCAACTTTGGACTCAAAAGACATCAAGCGCAAACTCTATAAGCCTGAGCTTATTGAAGCTTGTAAGAAAATTGCGAATTTAAGAAAGCCTATTTCAGATATTGCTCGAATCGTTAAACCATTAGGAATCCCTTATTACACAGTTTATCAAGTCTTTATAGGGCAATCAAACCACCCTGCTGTTTTAGGAATATTGACTAAATTAGGTATTGCCCATAACAGAAAACCAATCCGTGAACGAAGCATCGGGAAGAATAAAGATGAATGAAAAATCAGTTCTGAGATTATTAAAACTTAGAACCAGTAGTTTATCTTATCTAATTCCCTTATTTTATCTATGTCACTATTTTTTAGGAATTGCTGAGGGCCAACTGATGAAACACTTTATGAACGTAAAAGCAGTCGAAATAAACGAGAGCGACTTAGATGAACACGAAAGAATATTAGGAATTAAACTAAGTCAATTAGAACGCGAAGCGATTTTGAAATATTCAGGATACCGAACGGCTCTACGATTTGTTAGTAGTCGAAATATTTTTTTGAAAACTCCTGTCGATTTCGGATCCATTATCCCCGAAAAAGAGTAACCGTTATTATTAATAGTTGCCCTATTCATCTCAATAAGGTGAGAAGTTTAATTTTAGAAATCTTGTTTTATTTGCGACTGGATTGATAATAAATCATACATTCCGTATTTTCTCTTATTGTATTTACGCATGAATCTCGACAACTACCTCTTGGAATGTAGTTAGGTCTTTGTGTAGAAGGAAAACGTTCATTGCAATTTAAAAAACAATTATCTAATTCGCGATAACAAATACGTTGTTTTTCAGAATTTTGATTCGATATTCCTTTTTTTGTAAGCTTATTTATATCGATTCCTCTCGCGTCAGAGTTATATCGCATCCAGCAATTCGAAATAATAAGAATGCAAATCGAAATTAAAAACGATTTCAAATCAATTCTCAACCTAAATTCAAAAAGTTATTGGAGTTGAATCTGAATGTCTGCTGGAGCCGAGGTAATACTGTCCGGATATTGAAAAAGGACTGTGATCGGACCCGAAACCGTATCAGAGAACCAACTTATTTGATTTGCGAAACATTATTGCTACCAAGGGCAATACCTTTAAAAGAAGTTGGAAAACAAGGATCACTACCCTGAACAGCCATAGGAGAAAAGTTAGTTAAACTCGAAGTTGTTGAAGTAAGCGAAATTAATTGATTCGGAACGTAATTATCAATTTTAACGATCGCAATGGAAGTAGCACCTTCGAAATCGAATATCAATGGTTTTATTGTCGTAGTTGCAATGATAGGAGTTTTACAAACTGCTTTTGAGTCTAATGACACTGAAATATCAGTCGGAATTACTTTTGATGTACTTCTTGAAGCGCTCATCACCATCAGGCTACCAGTCAAAGAAACCATCGTTGAATTTATTCTATTGCCACTTGCAAATAAGAATCGATAGCTATTTAAAGATGAAATAGAATAACTTTGAGGCACATCGCAAGGCCCACTGGCTTTATAGAATAGCGGTGCGTATTTACTTGGATCCGATGTCGTCATCTTTAAATTTATCCTGCGACCGAACTCAAGATTCTCTACATAAGCTAATCCACCGACATATTGGTTTGTCAATATTGAATACGGCACAAATCTCAACGGTAGATCGGAAGTTGTTATTTTTGGCGTAGCGCAAGCTGAAGCTATGTTCGAAGTAAAAAGCAGGGCCAATAAAGACGCATTATCATCTCCATTATTTGGTTTGCAATTTTGCAGAGAAAGTCCGATCAAAAGACAGAATATTAAAAGTTTCTTTTTTATTTTCATAAATTCCATTTTTATCATTTTGCTATTCCTTAAATTTATTATATGCTTTCTTGTTTTCATAGTATAAAACAATAATAATTTTAAATGAGATGTGATTATTCATTTTACCTTTAAAAAATTGCAAAGTGCGTATATGCTCTAAATTACAATACTAATTTATTAAAATGATTGTTAAAGATGACAAATATGATTACATTACAGAAAAAGAATAATTCTCGACTTGTCAGAAAAATAAACAATCAGAACACTATTTTTCTGAATAGTTTCGACTCCATTTGCAAACGCTATTAAGTATCGGTTGGATTGTAATAACTCAACATTAGCACTCCCATATCCCTTATACTTAATTTTACTTTTTATTTCATCCATTTTCGATATCGGAATTATTTCCTCCCTTTCAACAGAAAACTGCCCCCTTCCTGGAAATCCTCCAGTAGTAGATTTTATTTTCATTTGATCATATTGAAATCCGATACTCGAAACTGCCTCTTCTCCATTAATTGAAGCTGATTCAATTCTTTGATTTATATTTTCAGAAATTACCATTATCACTAAGGACTTCGGACTCAGTGTGTCTTTAAATTCATTTAGAGAATTTTGTTCAGAAAAGCCATTGTTTTCATCTTCTAAAATCTCTTTCACCTTTTCTTGGTTACGAAGAATATAAAATTTAATTTTGGGAAAATTTAATGATTTTTCATATTGCCCCTTGTTCAATATTTCATAATTATATGATCTAAGTTCCTTTTCGTTTTCCTGTAATACTCTACCATACCCTGCAGGCATACAATCCGATATAATTATTAACGTAATTAACGTTCTAAAATAAAAGATTGTTCTTTTCATTCTCTTTTAAGTCCTTCAAAATAAACTTTAACATTTATGCCCTTTACCGTTGTCTTCAACGTCACAACCGCCTCCGCCAGAACCAGTTGTAATTACTGTTTTGCCAACTTGGAAATAGAAAAATAAAGTCGGACTTCCAATTTCGATTCGGCATCCATTCCATCCATCACATTCAAAGGAAACATCTTGGCTTATATCCATTTTCGCTTGGACAAATAACCCTCTCCCTTTTTCAACAAATGTCGCTCTTTGAATACCCTTGCCAAGGCCACCAGCCGCTTTTTCAATGTCCGACTTTTTATTATCACGATGAATTTTATTTCCAATACCATAGCCTAACATAAAACCTTGTTCAGCAGTTAAACCAAATTGAGGAGCGGCGAGTGCCCCCATCAATCCCCAAGCAAGTGGTGTTGAAATGCGATTTCCGCTTGCGTCACGCAACTTCGCAGGATTTCCATCCACATACATATATCGATTCATTCCGTTAGGCGAATCCGGCATCACCTGACTATCAGCTTGCAAAAACCTTCCCAAAGTCGGTTCGTAATATCTCGCTTTGTAAAAATAGAGCCCTGATTCCTTGTCTTCAATCTGACCCGTGTATTTGTATCTGAAAATATCAGGGCCATATGAGTCATTTCTGTTAATTGATCCGTAAGGCTCGTAAGAAACGTAGCTTACGCCTGGCTCTGGACCTGATGCTGGATTTCCGTATCCATCAGTAATCATTATCACGGATCCTAAATGATCCGGATGATAGAAAAACATTCCGTTGACCGGAGTTCCACCGTTGATTCCTCCACCAGATGTTCCGGAGTTTCCGTTCTGAATACTTGGTACACTTGGATTTACATTTGCGCCCATTGCAAGAACCCAAGGAGGGTCGCCTGATCCATTTCCTCTCGGCAATATCCCGCATCCTGGCAAAGAAGTAATCACAAACATCGCAAGAATCAAAGCGGGAGTTCCCGCTCCTTTCCAAGACAGCTCTTGCAAAAGGGCGTTTCCTCTAAGAAAGTAAGGATAGGCAAGATAAAGGATGCCAAGTAAGATTAGGAAGTAAATTGCATTGTAGAGTTTTGTAGGAACTCCTTCTTGAAAATACGAAGAATATCCTAAGAACGAATAGACTTGTTTTCCAATTCGACTCTTCCAATAGTCTCCACAGTCGATCACAACGTCTTTGCAAAACGGTCTAGTAAGAGTTCCCACGATTGAAGTTGCAACTTGATTTTCTTCTTCTAAGTTTGAGTCTGTGAGTTGCAAAGTGGCATCTTCTCTTGTCCACTGAGCCACAATTTCACCTTCAATTCCTTTTACATAGATTGTATGTTTTTCTGGAAGCCCGGAAGCTCTAACAATCTCGTAACTGTCCCCGAAAGAATACGTCGTTGTCAAAGCCGCATCGGATACAGTCTTAATTCGATTTCCAGTATAATCGTAGTTGTAATTGATTGAAGAAGTTACGCCGTTCGGTGTGATCTCGATTAGTTTTCCAAAACTGTCATAGCGAAGAACGTCTCCATTTCTTGAAACCATATTCCCACTTGCGTCATAAGTGTAGTTCATGGTTCCAGTGCTTGCACTCGTTGCCGCTGTCACTGCGTTTGCGTGGTTTCCGTCTCCGGTAGCTATGTGTGAAATTCCCTTTTTGAAGTAGGTTTCCATTTGCAGAGTAAGAGTAATTCTGTGTTCCGTATTTTCCGGTCGCACTTGTTACCCGGTCTAAGTTGTCTAACGTGAAAGTTTGTGTTCTTCCAGGATTCAACTTGTCATCAATCTTAGTGATGTTTCTTTTCCCGTCGTATGTATATTCCGTATTTCCGATCACGCTTCCATCCGGCTTTTTCGTTACGATCGCGATCGGTTTTCTTTCGATCGGTTCGTAAGCGATTTCCATCGGCAGAATCAATCGTTATATTCGAAACTGTTCCGTTGATCGTTTTAGTTTATTCGGGCGTTGCCGCTTCGCGGCCCAGGCTCTCCGCTTCGGTCAAGTTATTGGTAAATTCATTCTGAAATATAATATCTTCCGAACTTTCAATAACTTGACCACGCATCGATCCTTAACGCAAAGTTCTTTCTTCTATCGGGACAAAATCACACTTCCATCGGAAATCGTTGGCAATGAGCGAATAATATATTCGCTCCGACACACGACTCGTTCTGAGAGATTTTTGGAAGGCCTGAATATCCGGACCTTCCATTTTAGCTTTCACAGAGGAGATACGCTGCAATAATTAATCAAAGCATAATCCACCTCTCCCGAAATCCACATCACTAATTGCGCATTTTTTTGGTGGATTGCAAAATGCAGATTCGACAAGGCGTATATTCAAAATAGTTGAGCCGTAACTATCCCCACATTTAGTATTCAACAATACTTGTCCGATACAATAGTTCACATCTTTGGCACGATAGAACTTAATATCTGTCGGGAAAAGTGGACCTAAAAATCCAAATGGATTTGGCGTAGCAAATCCAATTGGAGTAGGAAACCCGCAAAAATTTAAGATTGATGCTTCGACCATCTTCAGTCTATGTCGATAATCGTCTTCATTTTCAGTGTGGGAGTGATTGCAATTCAATATTGCAATAGTCACTATTAAGTAAATCAGACTTTTAATTTTCACTCTTTTCATTCTCCTTGAAGTTCTTCAGCTTTCTTTTGCAATTTATACAAACGATAAAAGCGTTTGCCTACCACATACGCATAGGAAAGAGCGCCAACATACGGATTAACTACAATTGCGACAGCCGATGCATCTCCAAGCGCCGAATTCATCGCATTAGTAACCTTACCTAATGCAAAATGGGATATGACCGCTCCTTCAACATAATTTGAAACATAATCGGAAGCCAAATCTTGAAAAAAGTTTTGCCACTCTTTATCTTCATCAACCTTTAAGCCCTTCGATTTACTTACCTCAATTTGAATCTTTAAAAAAATAGCACCTTGAATCTTACTATCAATAAAGGCTTTATTACCATATCTCTCGTTAATCTGGTGCTTAACGATTGGTCTTACCCAGCTCCTAACCGACGTTCTTCCTGCAACCCATCTTGATGACTTAGAAATCGCACCATTTACCCCATTTGAAATTCCATGCCCAACTTTATTAATTCCATGTTGCCCAAAGTCCTTCCCCATCGCATGACCGACAATCCGGTTAAACATGTGTATTAACCCAGGAAGACCAACGTGTCCTGACGGATCTCGCAGCTTTGCAGGATTGCCATCGACATACATATAACGGTTCATTCCGTTAGGTGAATCAGGCATAACCTGGCTATCAGCTTGCAAAAACCTTCCCAAAGTCGGTTCATAATATCTTGCTTTGTAAAAATAGAGTCCTGATTCCTTGTCCTCAATCTGCCCGGTGTATTTGTACCGGAAGATATCCGGGCCATACGAGTCATTTCTGTTAATTGATCCATAAGGTTCGTAAGAAACGTAGCTTACGCCTGGCTCTGGTCCCGATGCAGGGTTTCCGTATCCATCTGTAATCATTGTCACTGAGCCTAAATGATCCGGATGATAGAAAAACATTCCATTAACCGGAGCTCCTCCATTGATTCCACCACCGGAAGAACCTGAGTTTCCGTTTTGAATACTTGGAACACTCGGATTCACATTCGCGCCCAAAGCAAGAACCCAAGGGGGATCTCCTGATCCATTTCCTCCCGGCAATATCCCGCATCCTGGCAAAGAAGTAATCACAAACATCGCTAAAATCAAAGCGGGAGTTCCCGCTCCTTTCCAAGACATTTCTTGCAAAAGGGCGTTTCCTCTAAGAAAGTAAGGATAGGCAAGATAAAGGATGCCAAGTAAGATTAGGAAGTAAATTGCGTTGTAGAGTTTTGTAGGAACTCCTTCTTGAAAATAAGAAGAATATCCTAAGAACGAATAAACTTGTTTTCCAATTCGACTCTTCCAATAATCCCCGCAATCGATCTCTACATCTTTGCAAAACGGTTTAGCAAGAGTTCCCACGATTGAAGTTGCAACTTGATTTTCTTTTTCTAAGCTTGAGTCTGTGAGTTGTAAAGTGGCATCTTCTCTTGTCCACTGAGCCACAATTTCTCCCTCGATTCCTTTTACATAGATTGTATGTTTTTCAGGAAGCCCGGAAGCTCTTACAATCTCATAGCTATCACCGAAAGAATACGTCGTTGTCAAAGCCGCATCGGATACAGTCTTAATTCGATTTCCAGAATAATCGTAGTTGTAATTGATTGAAGAAGTTACGCCGTTCGGTGTGATCTCGATCAATTTTCCAAAGCTGTCATAGCGAAGAACGTCTCCATTTCTTGAAACCATATTCCCGCTTGCATCATAAGTGTAGTTCATGGTTCCAGTGCTTGCACTTGTCGCCGCCGTCACTGCGTTTGCGTGGTTTCCGTCTCCGTAGCTATGTGTGAAATTCCCTTTTTGAAGTAGGTTTCCATTTGCAGAGTAAGAGTAATTCTGTGTTCCGTATTTTCCGGTCGCACTTGTTACCCGGTCTAAGTTGTCTAACGTGAAAGTTTGTGTTCTTCCGGGATTTAACTTGTCATCGATCTTCGTGATGTTTCTTTTCCCGTCGTAAGTATATTCCGTATTTCCGATCACGCTCCCGTCAGGCTTTTTCGTTACGATCGCGATCGGTTTTCTTTCGATCGGTTCGTAAGCGATTTCCATCGTCACACCGTTTCCAGTCACCCTTTTGATCGATGGATTTCCATTTGTATCCAAGTATGGTCCTTGGTAGCTAACAACAGAATGTCCTACACTCGTTCCATCGGCAGAATCAATCGTTATATTCGAAACTGTTCCGTTGATCGAATAAAGATTGTGCGTCTTGGTTCCATCGGGAAACGTTTGAGTGAGTGGCCTGCTTAGGGAATCGTAATCCGTTTTGAAGATAGCGATGATATCATCGATGTATTTTTTCTTCTGGATAACTTCCCCTTTCTGGCTATAAGTAAATTCAGTCTTTCCGGTTCCATCGGTAACTTGTGTTACGCGTCCCTTTGAGAATGGCACACTTCCGTCGTCATATACAAACTGAACGGGTGCTTCGGGGCCGTTCGTGCTTTGGGTAAGAATTCTTCCCAAACCGTCATATGTAAAACTGATCGCTTTCCCTCTTGCATCGGTTTGACTTGCGATTCTCCAATTGGAATCATAAGTAAGTGTAATGGTCCCTGAATTTGGATCTTGCGTCGAAACTTTTCTTCCCAAGGAATCATATCCGAAGGTCGTAGTCAATCCTCCAGGATCGGTAACGCTTGCAATCCCTCCAAACGGAGAGTAAGAGTATTGAGTCGTTCTTCCTTGGTTAGTTCGGCTTACTATTTGACCGAGCTCGTTTTTAGTTTCACTCACTGTAGAAGTCAAACCGTCTGGATACAAAGTGGTTTTTGTTTCCGTAAACCCAGAATTCGTAACGTTTGTCTGGATCGTTCCGTTTGCACTCGGTTCTAATATCGTGGTAAGATTTCCATCGGGGTCATTATATTGATATCTTGTTTGTTGCGGAGTCTGGATACTAAGATAGGAATTCGATTGTTGAATCAATTTCCCCTGAGCGTAATCATAGACGCTATCTTGAATTTGATTCACGCCGGAAAGAGACGTATTGCTAATGGAACGAATCGTTTTTCCCATTGGATCCTCAAAGGTCTGGGTTGTACTTGTGTTCCCGCTTACAGAATCGATCACGTTCTTTGTGACGGACTCGTTGTTTGCCAAATTGTTTAGATCAAAAAGACCGGTATTCGTGTATGAATACATTTCATTCGGGCTAGCGTTCCCTGGATACGTAATGCTCAAAATTCTTCCATACGCGTCATACGACATGGAAGTAGTCGCACCGTTCGGATCCGTCTTGGTTAATTCTAAACCAAGCTCTGGATCGTAGACACAAGTTGAACTATGTCCAACAGCATTCGTCTTAGTTACTGGAAACAGATTGAAAGAAGAATCATACACTATCGTACTCACTCCCCCGCTTGGATCCGTTACCGAAGTCACGTTCCCAAAAGAATCATAACCGAAAGTTGAAGTTAAAGGAGACGCACTCGAAGGAAATTGAGTTTGAGTAAGAACCTTGTCCCCGGAATAACTCAGTTGCGAATCTGAAACCCAGGTTCCATCCACATTCTTTCGGCTCCTCAAAACTCTCCCGATTCTCCAGGCCGCAGTATCGTGAGAATACTGAGTCGTGTTTGTAACCGTGTGAGATCCTAACGAATCGGTTTCACTTGTAGCAAAACCGAAAGAATCATACGTGATTGCTTTCGAAGAAGTCGTTACTAAGGATCCATTTTGGTAAAAACTCGAATTTACCGATCCCGCAACCGCAATCTCAGTTCCAAACGGATTCGGAAAACTAAATGAAGAATTGTTCGAAGAACTCAAAAGGTTATTGGATGCGTTGTAACTTCTCGATCCTTGTGGGACTCCAGCTAGCCGATAGTCGTTTTGAATATAATCGGTTATAGAATAAAACCCAGTATCCACGTCGGTTTCTTTCACCGAAGCAAAACCTAAACTTCTCCCAATCCCTCTTGTTCCAAGAAACATACGATCGTTTGAATATTGATAATTGGTTCTTTTGATAATCCCAGCTGAAAGTTCCTGAGTCGTTTGAACTGCGAGATAACTCGGAGAAGTATTCGGAACATTCGGATAGTTTCCGGAACCGGAAACCACGGCACCTGCATGTAAGCTCGCAAGGCCGTATTGAACCAAAGATCTTTGACCACCGGAGTTATTCGAAACTACCTGGAGCATGTCTTCACCGGAATTTCGAGCGGCATTGTATCGATAGGAAACTTGTCCAACTGTTTTGTCAGCGGAAATGTAGGCAACACTGAGATCCGAGATCCCATCGTTATTCATATCTGAAATCCAGATTTGATACGAATCCGATCGTTTAATTCCAGCGGCGTCATTGAATTCATTAAAAGAAAAACTACCAAAGGAATAAGTAGAATTCAGTACAAAACTTCCATCTCCTTTGGAAAGATAGGTTTCGTACTGGTGGTTGCCTAAATTCATCAAAACCAAATCCGGGAAGCCGTCTCCATTCACTTCTCCAAAATTAAACTGAATTAACTTAGTAGGATCTCCTGAATTTAAGGAAGAATAGATCGGACTTGTAAAACCGTTTCCAGTAAAAAGAGAAACAACTGCTTGTGTTCCCGAAAATGTAACCAGGTCAAGATTTCCGTCTCCATTTGCGTCAGTAAGCGTGCTCTTAAAAGGATCAACTGGGCCACTGATCGGGTAACTTCTCACTTGGGAGGTTCCATTGCTCGTGTTAAAAGATCTTATCTGTATTGAATACGTTGCATTTCCACCAGTTCCGGCGGCAAGGATTGTTCCGATCTGAGTAGATATAGTCTGACTTTGTTGAGCTAAGGGACCAATTTCATTGGCTACTATGTTTTGAAGGTCATTCGTAAGACTTGCGGCATTTGCGGGAGTCAGAGTCGTTCCTCCACTGGAACCTTGTAAGGCCACAACGGTTAAAATACAACCTAAGCCGCAATGAATATTAAAATAATCGATTAAATACTGAAACTCAGTTGGATTGATAGAAGCCGCATTCCCGGAAGCAATCAAATCAACCACATCCTGCGCTCTTTGATTTTGTTGTTGAAGTATATTCATCTGATTGTTCAGAGCATCTCTTTGTCCACTCAGTCCGATTAAAACGGAATTGTCAAAGGACTGCACCAACTGAACGTGATCTGCTTTCCCATCCCCCGTCATATCAATCATCGCATTGATAAAAGAATCAGAAAAGCCTCCGATCGAAATCGGATTATCAAAGAATGTTTTGCGGTTGATATAGACTTGAAAAGAGCCTCCGGAGTAGTGAATAAAATCCACCAGATTATCGCCGTTTAAATCAGCGAAGTAATCTTTTAAGGCTCTGTCATTTGTTACAGGCGTTGGGTTCTGAGGCGAGTATTGGTATTGATATTCGTAAGGGCTAAAAATCGTCATATTGCGAACAGCCCCATCCATGTTGACGTTCCCAAATTGAGTCGGAGAAGAAAAAGAAGTACCATTCGAATAAATGACCCAAAGACTTCCGTTGTATTCGTATGCGAAATCGGTTTTAGAGTCCCCGTTTAAATCGACTGCTTGATAGAATGTATTGTAAAAGATAGGAAGGCTTGCACTATCCGCAAATGGAAAGGATGACCCGTTGTTTTGAATTATATTCCCAGAAAGATGAATGCTTCCGTTATTTTGATCTCCGTTTAGCGTTGCAAAGTCGCTGATACCGTCCCCGTTTACATCCATCGACACCCACGCAACAAGTGCAGTATCAATTCCGTTCAAACAACCATTCACTCCACCCCAACCCTGGAATGCCGCACAATTGGTTGCAACATAGTTAAAGAATGCGGGATTGCCTCCCGTACACATCGGAATGATTGCACACAAACAAGAAGCAAGGCCCGCGTTACATGCGTTCCGATCTGGCACCGGCATCTTAACGATGAATTGCATAGCAAGATCCACGTTGGAATCTAAGAATGAAGGATGATACGGAAGCTCTTGGTTGAAAAATACGTTCGCTATATCTAACAAGAAGTCAGGAACGAACACCGCCATTGTTCCCGTATTCGAGCGATTAGCAGTTCCGACTCCGACTATCGAAAATTGACCCGCGTGATCGGAATATGAAAAGGTAAGATCATCATAATTTTCCACTCCGAAGTTGTTACTTCCGGACCGTTTCAAGGATTGCAAAATAGAACGCCCAGTCACGGGACCGGTCGTATAGTCCAAATCGTATTTTCGAAATGAGCTTCCGGAAATAAAGATTTCGATTGTATCGAGTCTCTTTTGCGTTTTTACGATCGAACCTTGTGAGTAACTTGGAAACTTGTCGTTTCGATTTTCATACGAAAATTGAATTTGGCGATCATTGTAAGAAATTGTAGAAGGATAATAATCCCCATTTGTATTGTCCATCGGAGTATAGGTTACATTGTAGCCATTGCCAAAAGAATCCTCTTCCCGACTCAGTGCCCATTCCCGAATTGAACCAGCCGTTCTTCCGATCGCTCCGATTCTTGAATCCGGAGTTCCACCGAAAGTGAACTTTTTTCCATCCTTGTCGGTCGCAACCCAAGAACAAGGCCCGTCTCCGCAGGTTCCTTGAGGAACAAACAAAATCCAGGACTCTTTCCTAGAATGAAAGGCTGAACGATTCCCACTAACATCGATTAGCTCCCCCGCAAGCGAAGAAGAATAGGAATCGGTTCCGTTATACGAAATTCCGTAAGACGGATTCCTTGAAATTGTATGAATTCCTGATAGATCCCATCCAACCCCTAAAACTCCATTTCCACCTCTTGAGTTGTAAGAAAGAGCGAGAGACGGAATCACACCTTTCGTTCCTTGCGGAACATCAATCGGAATCGAAGTTGAAGCAGAACCGTCGTGATTCGCTTCAATGACTGGAAGCTTTTGAGGGATACCGGTCGTGACAGCTGCGGCCATCGAGCTAAAAAAATTTCGAACTGTTCGAACTACTGAAAAATTAAGAACAAAAAGTATAACAAAGCTTAAAGTAAAAATGCGAAGTCCGCGTGATTTCATCCAAAAACTCCCGTTCTATCTGTATCAAAGCAACAATGTAACTAAGAATTCCGAAAAACAGAAATGCCTAGTCAATGCTACCATTTTGACACTTTTAAAAACTTACGACGGACTAGAAAATATTTTTTGTCTTTTTTACATTCCTAGAAAGTTTTGAATTATAATAAACATTATAATAAGGAACCAACGACAATTCTTAGTATAATGTTTTTCTATGATATTTATTATAATAAGATTTTCTCTTTTGAAACAAAATCTTAATTTCATTTACAAAAAAGATGCACTTCCGACTTGCTGATCGAAGAAATAAATTGGCAAAGGCACAGTGAAAACAATCAGATACGTTATTGTCTCTTTAATATTACTTTCAACTCCCCTACTCTCTTCCGAATTACTCCTCAAATCAGGTGATGCGTTCTTAGTAGATGAGATCAATGAAAGCGCGGATACCGTTAGTCTTCGTTGGAAAGGAAGATTGTATCGAATCCCTAAGTCTGAGATCCAAAGAATTGATTACGCAAGAAAAGGCCCTGAATCCTCGTATCAATACTCAGAGTTTCAACTAACGGATGGAAGCTCTGTTCGAGGGATCATCGTAGAACGAAAGAAAGACAAGATTACTTTTAAAACCGAACTAGGTTTTGTAGAAATCGACAAAGCAAAGATTCAAAATTCAAATTCGAAATCTTTAGAGAGCGACAACGAAAGTCCGGATTTGCCTGATAAATATCTTTCTGGAAGATCGGGAGAGAATCAGCTCTTTGTGGGTGGTAGTCTCTTTGCACAAG from Leptospira stimsonii harbors:
- a CDS encoding LIMLP_19325 family protein, with translation MNVKAVEINESDLDEHERILGIKLSQLEREAILKYSGYRTALRFVSSRNIFLKTPVDFGSIIPEKE